In Brassica napus cultivar Da-Ae chromosome C2, Da-Ae, whole genome shotgun sequence, the sequence ATTTTGGCTAGCATAATCAACCAGCCAGTTTGGAGCAGAGCATTCGATGTAAGGGAAGTTCAGGACTCGTGATCTTTCGCCTTTGGCAAGGCAGTCTGCACAGATGTTCAAATATCTCGGAATATGTATGATAGAGATTTCCAGAAGTACCATAGAGAGAGCTTTAATTTCATCAAGTTCAGCTGTTATTGATGGCCaatcttcatttttgtttattagctTGACGAGTTGTTCGCAATCCAGTTCAAAGCGCACCTCTCTGTTCCCTGTCTTGAGTACCTCTTGCATTGCCCATATAAGACCCTCTTAGCTTATGCGTGGAGAGGGGATGTCGTGGTTGGTATTCCCTGCCCCAAACAAAGATGGGGATCCTGCATTTAACAACAAAAAACCCAGACCAGTTCGATCGTTGCTGCTTATCCAGGATGCATCTGATTGGCAGCTCCATTGTAGAGGGGTCGTAGTCGGAGGTATGGGCGCCGTAGTTTGCGGTTCCTCCTGCATAATCACCTCTGTGTCGGGTACTCTTTGTGCTAAAGTCCAGCTCTCCGCTTCCTTCACCGCTAGTTGTATCGTATCCAGTGACGTTATATCTTTGTTGTTGAAAATTTTCTCGTTTCGTGCTTTCCAGAGATACCAAAGAATCCACGGAACTGAGGCCATCATTGCAGCGCTCGTCCCTTGCTCCTTTGTACGTAGGAGAAGGTAGTCAATGTTCGCATATAGTGATGTACACGGGAATCTTCCCGGAGAAGTCGGTATAAGAGATAGGGCCCAGACTTGgagtgctggaggacattcaaataGGGTATGATTTATAGATTCCGTCTCAGCACCACAGCGCATACATGTACTTTCCCTGGCACAGTGTCTCTCTTTTAGTTGATGTGCCGTAGCCAAGAAGCCAGCCGTAGCTTGCCATAGGAAGTGTTTGAGTTTTCTTGGGGCTTTGATCTtccaaatttcttttttaaGTCCTATCGTACTCGGTTCTGAAACCAATGCCCTTTGATCGGCAACTCGAATGTCATGTGCTATAGAGTAGCCAGACTTTACAGTGTATAGGCCCGACTTGGTGAACTCCCAGCTGTAGCAGTCCCGCCGGCCTGTTCTGCTCACTCGAATCGAGCTGATATAGGGGATATCTTCTGCTGCGACCATCTCCTTCAACAACTCTTGTTTCCATTCGTGTCTCTCGGGATCGATTAGATGGTGGACTCTTAACTCTGCATCCCACCAAGTCCCCACACAGTTAGGAGGTCTCGCCGGAGTTGTTTGAAGCCAGGGTTCCTCCCACACCTTTGTGTCATGTCCATCCCCTATTCTCTTACGGAGTCCTTGCTTTAGGACCTGTTTCGATGCTACAATGCTCCGCCAGCCGTACGATGGGTTATTTGCTCTTTCTACATTCATAGGTGTTGTATGTCTGTAGTATATGCCTTTCATGACTCGATCTAGAAGGGATTGAGGGTACTTGAGAAGTCTCCACATCTGTTTTGCGAGAAGGGTGAGGTTAAAATCATGAAAATCTCGGAATCCCAGACCTCCTTCTTCTGTGGGTACGCAGATCTTATCCCAAGCCACCCAATGGAGGCCCTTGTTATTTATCTTGGTGCTCCACCAGAAGTGTGAGACTGCACCAGTAAGCTTTTTTGTTATTCCTTGTGGCAGGAGATAGCACGACATAACATGGGATGGAACTGCTTGTGCAACCGCCTTGATCTGAATCTCCTTGCCCCCTTTCGATAGAAGCTTTGACGACCATGAGTTCGTGCGATCGTTTAGTCTCTCTTGTACAAAACTAAAGACTTGCTTTTTGGAACCACAAATCGTCTCTGGAAGGCCGAGATACATACCCATTCCTCCTTCTTGATTTATGTTGAGTGACCTTTTAAGGTCATGTTTTGAGGACGCTACTACCTTAGAACCGAACAGAACTGAAGATTTTGACTTATTCAGTTGTTGTCGTGAGGCATTGCTGTAAACGTCTATGATCCGCATTAGTTCGCTGCATTCTTCTTGAGTCGCCTTACAGAAGAATAAGCTGTCATCTGCAAAAAGAAGATGCGAGACTGGTGGGCTTGATCTCGTTATCTTTAGACCGGAGAGATTCTTTTCTCTTTCTGATTGCTTAAGCTGAGAGATAAGCACATCCGTACaaagaacaaataaaaatggtGACAACGGGTCACCCTGCCGCAGTCTGCGGGATGGGACAATCTTGCCCTTCGCCTCTCCATTGATGAGGACTTGGTACGAGACCGTTGATACACATCTCATGATCAGATGTATCCATCTCTCATCAAACCCCATTTTGAGCATCATCGTTTCCAGGAAGCTCCACTCCACCCGATCGTAGGCTTTGCTCATATCAGTTTTTACTGCCACAAATTTACTCTGGCAACTTGGATTTGTGCGGAGGGCATGAAACATCTCTTGTACGATTAGGATGTTATCTGAGATAAGTCTACGAGCCACAAAGGCCGATTGAGTTTCTGAGATTAGCTTCGGAAGCACCTGTTTGAGTCTTGCGGAAAGGACCTTCGATATGATCTTATAGCTCACATTACATAGGCTAATTGGGCGGAACTCTTTCATGGATTTAGGTCTTTCCGTCTTCTGTATCAGGCAGATATTTGTCTGATTTAGTTGCTCGTCTAGCTCCCCTGAGGAAAAGAAGTTTTTCACCATTCGCACAATGTCTGGTCCGATAAGTTTCCAGAAACGCTGGTAGAAGAGACTTGTCATTCCGTCCGGTCCCTGTGCTTTTTCTGGGTGTATAGCGAACACTGCTTCCTTTATCTCCACCTCCGAAGGTTCTCTTATCAGCCTCATGTTCATCTCCTGTGTAACCTTCGCGGTAGTAAACCGGAAGGCTTCCTCACAGTCACTCGGGTTTGAGGTAGCAAAAAGATTAGCGAAGTATTCCGAGGCCAGCGCCTCTATACCCTCCTCAGATTCCACCCAATTACCTAACGAATCCATCAGCTTCGTTATACGGTTACGAGCTCTTCGCTGTTTTATTTTTGCGTGGAAAAACTTTGTGTTTCGGTCTCCTTCCCGTAACCAAATTGTTCTACTTTTCTGTTTCCAGAACAGTTCTTCTTCCCTGTATGCTTCACAAAGCTTCCATTTTAGCTCTAGCTCTTCTTCTGATGAGATACTATCGTCACTCTGAGCTCTGTCTATCTCCAGTTTTAGCTTCTCGATCAACTTCTGGTTATTAGAAGGGTTTCTTTTTTTCCAGCGAGAGATGGCTCTCCTGCATCGACCAATTTTTTCGTGTAGACATAAGGGAACCGAGGGTGCTTCCTGACCCCATCCCTGTTTAACAGTATCATAGAATCCTTCCTTGCCGAACCAACGCTTATCAAATTTGAAGCATTTACGTCCACTGGATTCTTTTGATTTGATTCTCACTAGAACATGAAGGTGATCAGACCCCCATCTCAAAAGATACTCCACATCTGTATGGGAAAACACTTGGTGCCAATCCTCATTACCAAGTGCTCGGTCTAGTCGACATTGAACTCTACCTGACCTCCTTCTTCCTGCCCAGGAAAATATATTCCCAGAATGTGGGAACTCGATCATTCCACATGCTGAGATCATGTTCTTGAAGGGGAGAAATGAGGATTCTGGGCGTTTTCTTCCTCCCTTTTTTTCTAAGTTGCTAGTGATTTCATTGAAGTCTCCTACCATAAGCCACGCTCCTGATCTTTGTAAGCTGATCCTCATTAGCCGTTCCCAAACTTGTTCGCGGTATTCAACAACCGGATCGCCATACACAAAGGTAATAAACACTTTATGTCCTTCAATCTTTGCTGTAGTATCTATCATTCTTGCATTAGAGAATTCAATCTCCACATCAGCATCATTCATATAAAACAAAGCAAGTCCACCGCTTAGCCCAACCGGCTCCACGGTGAACAAATTATCATAACCAAACTCAAATTTAAAGtcttgcaaaaaattaaaatttttttttgtttcagaaaggaaaagaaaacgAGGATGAAAAAAACGGTGCAGCTTTCGAAGGTGATGCTTAGTCAGGTATGCACCAGCCCCCTGACAGTTCCATGCAATTGCATTCATATATGAGAACTGGGTGGTTTCTAGGACACCACCGAACCTGAAGTAGCCACTGGTTTCCTGCTTTTGATAACAGAAGGATACACCTCATGTCGAGGGACTTTCCGAGTCGCAATCACCTGATCTCGAGGAGGCTTCAGCATTTTACTTTTTGGAGAGAATCGTCGTTGGTTGGCTAGCTTCTTTGATGCTGCGGCTCCTTTAAGGTCCGGGCTGCACGCTCCTCTCTTAGTTCCCACTGTTGCATTCTGAGTTGAAGCTCTTTTCTCAGGGTTTGTCTTTGAAGCGTCTTTAGTTGTGTCCTCGTTAATCCCTGTCTGGGCTTCTTTTCCTGTTAGTTTCCTCGCGCGAGATAGAGACTTGGTAGTTTGCGGTTCCGGAGACAGTTGTGAGATAGCTTCAATTCTCTCATCTTCCATATCCTCGTCTCTAGGATGTTCTAGCTCTAGGTGTTCATCCAGCAGATCATCATCATTCACCATATCCTCAGTCATAGCCAAGTCCGCCATATTTGCGTATTCCTCGATGCTCTTTTCAAGTTCCATATCCTCTCTTCTCCTTTTTTCCTGTTGTGTCTCTCCCACCTCTTTCTCTACCTCATTCTCCTGCTCATGGCCTGTATCTTGGCTTTCATTTAGTATCGCATTCACCTCTCCAGATAGTGGAGTTGTGTCTAAGCTCTTCTCTTTATCCTGATTACTCGCTTCTTGACCAGTTGAGCTTTTATTTTCCAGTTCATGTCCTCGAGTTTCGGTACGGGTTCTTCTAGTTGTTTCGTCTCCTTGGATTTTTTCTCCCGAGCTTCGTATGGGATCCTTGGAGACCTCGTTTCTCTTCAGAAGGCCATGGGATACCTCTGTTTCACGAGCTCTGTTTACCGGTCTCCATTCGTAACCTCTCGAAGGTGGAGTTCGGGAGTTTCGGCCTCTGTAATAAGCAGAGATACCTGCCCTTCGTGAGGCATCAGATACAGTTCTTTGAGAATCCGGTGAAGCCCGGTTCCTTGAGCTAGTGTTCCTGGAACGTTCCTAGTGCTTCTCCGTTTGTCTTTCATATCTCATTACTGTTTGCTTCTCATTTCGGTTCTCATACACAGATTTGGGTCTCCATTCTGATGATGAAGCAGTATCCCTGGTCTTTTCTCTAATATATACGCCGGAGTCGCGTTGGTAAGGATGGTATCTCTCCCGACTTCGGGGAACTTCAGAGTGATTACCATTGGCATCATCAAGCCTATTCCAAACATTCTTCGTTATGGAGTCTCGCTTCTCTATGAGCTTTTTCCTTAGGTCGTGAGCGTCTCGCTAGTCTCTTCTGATCTCTCTCTGGGACTCCACAGGACCTACTTCCTTCCTGCGGTACTCTGTTCCTTTGCTTCGCATATGCTGCGGTTCTGTGGTCGAGCCCAAGTTTTGACGTTAGGGTTGTGAGGAGGCTTCCCTCGTTGCTCGCTCCTCCATCTCGTGTTGCGCAGTTCTTGCCAAGCGATTCTTTTCTTTCTATTCTTCATTTAGCTCTGGACATGTTCCCTCTTCGTGTGAGATTCGCTTGCAGGAGAAGCAATGTCTATAGAGATCTTCATACTGTATTGTCACTTTCGCCACGTCCCCATTATCAAATCCAACTTTACACTCAAACTTCAGGGGTATATCTCCATTAAGAAAGACTCCCACCCGACTTCCTTCCATATCAGCCTTATCGAAAGCTCCCAGTGCCTTTCCCACGCTCTCAAAGGTCTCCAGCTTCCTATAGTGTATCGGAACACCCACAACGTAAGCCCAAAAGGGTATTGTGTTTGGAAAATCTTCCTTGATTGTCGGGGTCCATCGTTCTAAAGCGAAGCTCCACTTATTGAAGTGGCATGGGCGTTTTAGCAGAACTTTCTCCAGATCTTCATCCTTATCGAAGTCAAAAAGAAACTTGTTGTTTCCTAGGTTTGTTCCACGAACTCAACCCTCCACATCCCAGATCCGTCTTTTGGGCATATGTTTGAGCAACGCATCCACACTTCTGCCGTCTGGATGGAACAACCTTCCAGTTAGGGTTCGCTTAAACTTTGCAATGAGATCCGAGTTATCAAAAGCGGGTACCCTAATGATCTCTTCCTCATCCTCTTGGGTACGACGTCTTACCATCTTATCGTTTCCTCCTCTTGTATGAGATCCTGACAATCGGTTCATGGTGCTGATGGTGTTGCTCGTTGCGTTGATCAGCCTTGATAGTTACGTAAAGAACACACCACAGGGGTGGAAAGTATCGTATAGAATGCGAAAAACACTGTATGCAATACAGGACTCCGTACGGTAGAGAGGAGTGTTCGATAGTCTCCCTCTCTCCTTCCTTCCGTCGCGCACGTATCACAGATCCAGAATCGCCAAAGTCGTCTCCAGAACCCTAGGCATCGCTCCCTGGAACGTGGAGACTATTTATTTATGTTCAGAAATCTAATTAAATgctcttttttctttatatataaataaattcagaTTAATGTCAACTTTGATAGAGTTCGGTTTAGTTTCAATTCAAATtagataacttttttttttttttttctgaaattgaCAGTTCGGTTAGGTATAAGAAGATCTTGAGTGAGACCGGATGGTGGTGAAACCGAATTGTTCTTGCTTTGGCATCCTACTAATTACTAAACCGGGTTGGCTGATGTTTACGTTACACAAAATGAGACGAGACTTTCACGGTTGTAGAGCCAAATCTGTGTGACACTGTCCTTTCTTTGTGTACTCTTTAAGTCAATACTCAATAGCACAAAGGCTGAACCGTCCTTTCATCGGGTCGCAGAGGTTGATGTACGTTTCAGTTATAACAACGAATCAATGACGAGAAGAGATAGAAAGAAGTACTTTTCTTTTGACCCAAAGAAAGAGTTCCGTTCCTTTTGAAATttgtctcttctcttctcattctctctctGTCCCCTATCTATTTTACCCTCAAGAAATCCTGTCTTCTCCTtgtcactctctctctctcattcccTCAGACAGAGTTCCTCTTGCAATGGCTTCCACTGATAGTCTTCCTCGTTTCTTCAAAGTTTTCATCTCCCATTTTAGCTCAGACTCTATGGTAACTAACATACTTTCTAGCTAATTGCGAAAGCCTCTTGCTCTTCTGTTTCACCTCTCTTTACTCTGTTTTTGAATGGTATAGCTGTTAGATCCTCTGCTGTTTACGGACGTAAAGATGTTGGCTTTACATGTGAATCAGTTTCATATTATGTAAATTTGCACTAGAGATGTAGGTTTGAACAGACTTGTTTTACTCAGCATATTTGCTGCACCTCCTTTGTGTGTGTGGGGATAGGATAGgatggtttgtgttgtagacaGATGCTTTTTTTCCTTGAGATTGAATGTAAAGTCTCTACctttacacaaaaaaaatcagtttgaaTATAGTTGTTTTACTCGAGATTAGTAGCATATGTTGATAACTCAGATTTGTGGTTTTTTTTGTCTCACAAGTCTCAAGTTAacatacatttttattgttGGCTGCAGCTTATCCCCATCTCCTACTACGATGAACTTCCACGTCATCTGCCCAAGACGGTGATTCTCCAGGGCACTGGTGGATGCCTTTGGAAGGTAGCCATGAGGCTGAagcaagaggaagaggaagtgtACTTGGAACAAGGGTGGCCCAAATTCGTTAAGGATAATGCTCTCGTCGATGGAGACTTTATGACCTTTGTCTATAACGGAGACAACATCTTCGAGGTCAGCATCTATGGCCTTGATGGATGTAAACAGGCTAGAGCAatggctgaagaagaagaagaaggaaaagacAGTATCTGTGCTCTAAGCAGCGATGACACAGAAGATACTAATGCTGAGTCTGAGAGTGCCAATACAGTTCAGAGAAGCAATGACAAAGGTTACCTCCTTCTTCAGACGTCTTTTTATGTGGTTTTTCTTTTATAGActacttgttttttttcttccaggAAAAGCAAAAGTGgaagctgatgatgatgaagaagaagaagacagtgTTTACTCTCTCAGCAACAGCAAAGACACAGACACAGGCACTTCTTCTGAATTCGAAATGGCCAATACAATCTTCAGAAGCAAGACCAAAGGTTTAGCTTTTTTTCTTCATTCACTAGTTCGTTAGATGTGATATAAGACTAACAAAATGTTCTCTTGAACAGGAAAGTCGAAAGAGGAAGTGATTAAGGAGGAATCTGATGGCAAAGAGGACAGTGATCATTCTCTAAACAGTGAAGTCAAAGAGACAGACACTGGTTCTGAATCCAGGATACCCAAGAACAAAGGTTTagctcatctttttttttttttttctgtacatGGCTTGAGTTGTTTTGTCTATTATGTATAGACATTGAGAATCTATCTTCCaggaaagaagaaaaaggaagtTGTGGAGAGTTCTGACAGTGATTATGCTGAAGATTTTGGTCGCTTGGATTTGGATTTGGAAGAGGACTCCACCAGCAGTGACAGTTCTTATGCTCCAGATAGTGATGAAGACACAGCCACTCATGTCAAACGAAAAGTAGTGACGAAAggtacaaaaatatatacatacattcaCCCACCACTTTGATAATTTTGTGTAACgcttgtttatttttatttttattttgtcttatTGAGGTTCTCAAGGAAAGTCCAAAGTGATAAAAGATGTGGCTGAAGTTGGTGATACTTCTTGTGCTGTGGAACGAGTCCCAAAGACAAGGGAGAAAGGTAAATTAGCTTACTAATCTGTGTGATTAATAATACTGAGACACGTTTTCTCCTTTACAGTAAAGGCCATAATCGAAAACCCGGAGGTGTATCTGGATGATCCAACGAATATACATTTTGAGACAGGCGTGAAGAACAGGAAATACGAGCTGGTAAAGACCTATAGATTCTCTCTCTTTCAATgctattattattgttatataataacaacaacttgacgtttgttttattttgttttgttttgctttctcaatACCAAAGTTGGTTCATGCACAGCTGGTGAAAGACTACTGCCTAAGGTTTAAAGACTACATTTACTACTTGGACCCAAAGGGGAAACTAGAGGCCAAAACAGCCAAGTGGAAGGACCAACGTGTGTGCATCAAAAAATGGGTAAAGATCTGCGATAGGAACAAACTGAAGAAACAAGACCGCGTCGTGTGCGAGCTCTTGCGTAACAAAGATTTGGTTTACGCAGTTAAGATCCACATCATCCGTGGGAAACATTTGGTGTCAGTTTGAGAAGAAAGGTTACTTCCTACTCATCTTTTATGGGTTTCTAGTAAATCAAATTAGACTCTCTGCTTATGTAATTCGTTTCGTTTCCATCATCTACAAGACCTCGGAATCAACTATCATTCgcttctctgttttgttttcaCTTCAGTATTATAAACTTATGTTGTTTGGTTTGATATGATCTTCAAAATTCAAGAGCTTTGTTATCCAAACATATATGTGAATGAAATTGAGATAAGCCAATAGATACATGGTTCAAGCGACAGGTAAGCAAATGTCATTTCCAACATTAGGAGTGGGGATTTGTCTACAGAGTCTTCTTGTTTTTGCCGTAAATATCTTCAAAGCCATCAGCTACTCTTGCCCTTCTTTCAGCAATCATTTCTGAGTAAGACTGAAATACCCAAATTCAACAACCAGACAGAACATAAACCAATCAGACGCAAGACCAAAGATTTGTTCAAAAGAACCGAACCAGCATTGTCCAAAGATGTTATAacaagtagtagtagtagtgtAACTCGGATTCATTGCCTGTGATGAATAAGAAAAAGCATACCTTTGGGTAGCTGTAAAGGAAAATGTACCACCAAGCGCCAATTAAAGCAACGGCAAGCGATGAAACTAAAACCGAATGTAAAATCACCCAGCTACATGCCACTATTGATAAACCCGTCACCACTATCGTCCATGGCTGACACCTGAAAAAAACATATAGTAACATCTGTCTGATCATCTACTAGAGAGCGAAAGAACCAAATTTAGTAAACTCATAACTGACTTATTCAGACCAATATTTGTTCGAAAGTAAACGATTTCGGGTGACGAGAAGAAACCAGCTTTGTTGTCTGAATATGTTAGAATTTGTAATTGAGTTCAGACCAATGTTTGTCCGAAAGTCAACGACTTTGAAACCAGCTTTGTCTGAAGATGCTAGAACCCCGTAATTTGAGTTCAGACCAGTAATTATTTCGAAGTCGAACGACTTTGGATTGACAAGAAACTAAGCTTTGCTGTCTGAAGATGAGAGAACTGTAACTGAGACATACCAGGAGGGCTTTGTGTCCCATACGGAGTCGTATTCGAGAGAGAGATGATCCAAGTAACCTTCCATGTCCTCAACTCCGCCGTTTTCATCAACGAACCTCGAATCATTCTGCCCTCTTCCATTTCCTCCCAAACCTCTAACTTTCGTGCAAATCCTTGTCGGCTTGTGATTGAATGATCGGGTATTCGCTCGCGTACTGATTACAGCAAGTCGGGTCTGAGTCTGAATCCGGAACGGCAACAGAGGCACGGTGGAGATGGAGAGACTTCccatttgaagaagataaaaGGATCAGAGGACTCAATTGGCTCTATTCAAAACATTTGGGGCTGTTTTGTAAAACGTTCGATAATTTAATTTGGGCTTTTTATgggctttattttttattatgaccCAAATAATAAAAGCCTTGCTGCTAGTCAAGGTCGAAGACATTGCTGGCGGCTAAGGACGCGGGTGGTAatgtaaataaattgaaatcGAGGGGGTCTTCGATCTCAAACTAGATAAAGGTAAGGGTCCTATCGTAAATAAAATGGAAGCGAGAGATGCGGCACGTGAGATGATGGATTTCTGACCCTCCGATCTAAATATCTGGATCTTATCGATTCTGGTCCCACTTCAATCGCCCTTATCCACCTTACGTGAGCTAGCGACACGTAAAAATAAGATCAACGGTTTAGATCTCCCCGATCGCCTTTAAAATCATCAACACCTTCGTCAATTATATCGATCactctacaacatttgtggaATAATTAACTATTAGCTTTACGATCTTGAAACTATTAGGGTTGATACCATGGGGTTACTAGATCATCTTTGGGATGATACCGTCGCTGGTCCTCTGCCAGAAAACGGCCTTGGCAAGCTTCGGAAACACCATACTTTCAGTTTCCGGCCAAGCTCCGCCAATGGTACGCCATCGCTGATCAAACAGAAACTAAAATTAGatcattaaaatgaaaaaaaaagtaacatcAAAACCGATAATATTGCACGGCATGATCGTCCATctcatgtttgttttgtttttccttgTTCGGATTATTTGGCCGTGATTTAGATCAATCGGACGTGAGGTCGTACGGCGGAGATTCACCGGAAGAGGCAGTGAAAGTAACACGCAGCATCATGATAATAAAACCACCAGGTTACCAAGGCGGTTCAGCTCCGGTGTCGCCGGCCGGTTCAACTACACCCGTATCCCCCAGTCCTTTCTCTGGTGAGTTCTTAACTTTTACCCCGCTTTGCTTCCATTAATCAGTTGGTAGGGATgacgaaaaaaaataaatcagttGGTAGGTGATACAGTTACTAGTACAGTACCCTTACTTAATTCGTTTAGGGGTAGTTTCGTCAATTCGTTATTAAACATTGATAGGATGACATGTAAGTGTTGTCTGCATTCTCTTGTTTGGTTATCTTTGATATTATTGTCGTTTGATTTGTATAATAATGGTTGAATTAGGTACGCCGTCTTGTCACACACCTAACGTATTCTTTTATGGCTGTTCATATCCCCTTAAAGTCTTTATGATCTATAgctttaaaagatatatatatgtatggttTTGAGTGAATGTATGAGAGGTTACTAACGAAAAGTGAATCCTTTGGGATGTTAACGGAGCAAACGCAGGAGGAAAGGAACCCTTTCGGTTTAGGAGAAGGTCGGCATCGGACGCGTTCGATAAGGCAGCAGGATCAGGGAATGGACCAAGGAACTCTCCTCCTACTTACGGCGTGTGATCTCTAATCTCCTAACCCCAAATctctaaagagagagagagagaagaagaaagaacagaGTAGAGCCCCCGAGACGCTTTCGTTTTGACACATCAAGTGG encodes:
- the LOC106348842 gene encoding B3 domain-containing protein At4g34400 isoform X1, yielding MASTDSLPRFFKVFISHFSSDSMLIPISYYDELPRHLPKTVILQGTGGCLWKVAMRLKQEEEEVYLEQGWPKFVKDNALVDGDFMTFVYNGDNIFEVSIYGLDGCKQARAMAEEEEEGKDSICALSSDDTEDTNAESESANTVQRSNDKGKAKVEADDDEEEEDSVYSLSNSKDTDTGTSSEFEMANTIFRSKTKGKSKEEVIKEESDGKEDSDHSLNSEVKETDTGSESRIPKNKGKKKKEVVESSDSDYAEDFGRLDLDLEEDSTSSDSSYAPDSDEDTATHVKRKVVTKGSQGKSKVIKDVAEVGDTSCAVERVPKTREKVKAIIENPEVYLDDPTNIHFETGVKNRKYELLVHAQLVKDYCLRFKDYIYYLDPKGKLEAKTAKWKDQRVCIKKWVKICDRNKLKKQDRVVCELLRNKDLVYAVKIHIIRGKHLVSV
- the LOC106350748 gene encoding uncharacterized protein At4g02000-like, whose translation is MVRRRTQEDEEEIIRVPAFDNSDLIAKFKRTLTGRLFHPDGRRNNKFLFDFDKDEDLEKVLLKRPCHFNKWSFALERWTPTIKEDFPNTIPFWAYVVGVPIHYRKLETFESVGKALGAFDKADMEGSRVGVFLNGDIPLKFECKVGFDNGDVAKVTIQYEDLYRHCFSCKRISHEEGTCPELNEE
- the LOC106348844 gene encoding dormancy-associated protein homolog 3-like isoform X2 yields the protein MGLLDHLWDDTVAGPLPENGLGKLRKHHTFSFRPSSANDQSDVRSYGGDSPEEAVKVTRSIMIIKPPGYQGGSAPVSPAGSTTPVSPSPFSGGKEPFRFRRRSASDAFDKAAGSGNGPRNSPPTYGV
- the LOC106348844 gene encoding dormancy-associated protein homolog 3-like isoform X1 — its product is MGLLDHLWDDTVAGPLPENGLGKLRKHHTFSFRPSSANDQSDVRSYGGDSPEEAVKVTRSIMIIKPPGYQGGSAPVSPAGSTTPVSPSPFSEQTQEERNPFGLGEGRHRTRSIRQQDQGMDQGTLLLLTACDL
- the BNAC02G27250D gene encoding uncharacterized protein BNAC02G27250D codes for the protein MGSLSISTVPLLPFRIQTQTRLAVISTRANTRSFNHKPTRICTKVRGLGGNGRGQNDSRFVDENGGVEDMEGYLDHLSLEYDSVWDTKPSWCQPWTIVVTGLSIVACSWVILHSVLVSSLAVALIGAWWYIFLYSYPKSYSEMIAERRARVADGFEDIYGKNKKTL
- the LOC106348842 gene encoding B3 domain-containing protein At4g34400 isoform X2, with amino-acid sequence MASTDSLPRFFKVFISHFSSDSMLIPISYYDELPRHLPKTVILQGTGGCLWKVAMRLKQEEEEVYLEQGWPKFVKDNALVDGDFMTFVYNGDNIFEVSIYGLDGCKQARAMAEEEEEGKDSICALSSDDTEDTNAESESANTVQRSNDKGKAKVEADDDEEEEDSVYSLSNSKDTDTGTSSEFEMANTIFRSKTKGKSKEEVIKEESDGKEDSDHSLNSEVKETDTGSESRIPKNKGKKKKEVVESSDSDYAEDFGRLDLDLEEDSTSSDSSYAPDSDEDTATHVKRKVVTKGSQGKSKVIKDVAEVGDTSCAVERVPKTREKVKAIIENPEVYLDDPTNIHFETGVKNRKYELLVKDYCLRFKDYIYYLDPKGKLEAKTAKWKDQRVCIKKWVKICDRNKLKKQDRVVCELLRNKDLVYAVKIHIIRGKHLVSV